TGGTTGGTCAGTTGCTGGGGAGATGGCAAGGGGGAAGTGCCGGGGGCAGGTTACGGGTGCGAAAATCAGAAATGCCACGTTCCCCATTCCCAGAAAAATTATatttctgcttttgtgtttaaTGGCCCAGGATAAattaacaccccccaccccctcacctgGTTGAGCGTCTTCTGTAGGTAGGGGGTGCCCATGCGTTCCGCAATGTGCCTGTAAGCCGGGTGTGACAGAAAGAACTTCCTCTCGGCCGCCAGAGCAACACGAATGTCCTTCTTTCCGTCAATGTCTTTCTGGCTGCGGTTCACCACTCCAATGTAGCCTgcggggggcagcagagagcacCATTAATGACTTTCTCCTTGCTTGCAATGGCCCGGGTTCCCCTACGGCACACAGTTGCGTCCTCCTCACCCCTGCGCAGAGGCAGCAGCTTGTTCTCCAGGATCTCCTTGGCATCTGTCCCTTCGTCCATCAGGTCCAGCTTGGTGATGACGCCAATGGTGCGCAGCCCTGCAGAAGACGTTCACAACAGCTCACCTCCGGGTTTTGAAGACTTTGCCCATCATTCAACTGGCACTCTACACTGGAGGCATTTTGATTGGACATGGAAGGAAAGGGGCGGGGCTTGGCAGTATCACATCTGCATCATTGGAAGGCATCATCTAAGCAGACAGTCCCAAAAGCCCTCATCCAATGCCTACCCTGGGGGTCGACCTCCTTGGCGATTTTGAGCGCGTCGGAGTTGGCGAGGTCAGTGTTGGCCGGCGTGACAGCCAGGATCAGGCAGCTTTCCTTGGTGATGAACTGCAGCAGCATGTCCCTGATCTGGTGCTCAATATCTGGAGGCTGGTCCCCAACCGCCACTTTAGTCATGCCGGGCAGGTCGATCAGTGTGAGGTTTAGCACTGGGGGCCGGTACAGGCGGGGTTAGAGGTGGAGAAGAGAAAGCACGAGATCCCAGCATGACCAGTGGATGCCCTGGAGAACAAATGTCATGCAAGTCATACCATGCGGGGAGTAGACCCTCAAGTTGATGGGGATGGGGGAGATTCCCTTATTGGAGCCCGTGATCCTGTCCGTCTCAGCCTCGATCTCCTGCCGAACCTCATCGAAGTCCACAAACTTGCGGCCTTTACAGTGCAGAAACTCTGCATattctgcagggggggggggggggggtgaaagcAGGGCGTCAGAGCACAGTAAGGCTCGACACGCCAAACGCACTCACGGGGGCATCGCCGCGGAAGCGGGAGGAGGGCGGGACAGACCTGCTTTGTTGTTGACCAGCTGGAGGATGAGGGGTCTGCGGGTGACGATGCCTGAACCTCGAGGAAGGAAGTCCCTGGAGAGTgaggaaagagggagagagagaggccagTGGCCAAAGTGAGCTGCAGGGGAACCGCGaacaaggcatgctgggaaaacacTTCAGATCCAAGTCCAGGAAGTGCACCCATCAGAACTGTATCCAATAAGCAGAAGTACACTCAAAATATTATATTTCATAAGAATGGTGCTTCAGTGCGTAACAACTGTCTGTCGCAACTACTTGCACAGACAACTTGATGGTTTCCAAAAATAACACAGTACGAGCAACATTGTAGACACTGCTGTCTACAGCAGGGTCAAAGTTCAGGCAACAATTCCGACGTTGGGCGTGGCATGGGCTATTGTGCCAGAGCAATGCAAGTGAACTTTCAAGGTGAACCAAAGGGGGCATGCTGGACAGGTTCGCCTAACCACCTGGCACGAAAACTTGCGCACCTCGCCTCGACCTGCTGTGCCGACCTTTAGTTAAAATGCCTGCCGAAACACATACAGTGACCCTGCATTAAAAACAAGCACAGCGCGTACATAACAACAGGATCCAGGTGGTGCCCGAATAAACGGATGGATCTGATGGTGTGGCAAACTGCCAGCCACAGTGACATTTCAGCAATGTTCAGGGAGTGGATTCCTCTTgcagaaatgtatttttgtgcAACTCTACATAAGACCAGCAAATATACACATGAATACACAATGGCAACTTTGGCAATGTGCACATTCAAAATGAGGCAGCAAACTTTAGTGCGAGAAAAACACATGGTACTCGTGCTCTAgtattactttaatattttattataataagatatatattaatactttatgtgttaatatttttaaactagtaaatacagatgaaaaAACGTACGCCAGAAAGTCTTTAATTAGGCAtctagaaacatacataacgtgGAACAGTACATCtcgttttaagcgtttttgaggcatttgcagttcaatctGAATATCTTCCAAGCGAGGATACGCAAGTgccgaatgcttaaaatgccccacaatttcTCCCCCACTGGAAACGGTGTCActtacactttgttgcgatAGCAGCCCCTcctgtatcacaagctgtagcgaGTGCGAAAAAACGGCCCAagccaaatcatccattgctttttccATATCACTCTCATTGTCTCGCACAATTGCGTGCACTTCGTTTAGTGGGATTTCCCACTAAATGctactcccacctctcaaaactttgtttttacaaatatgGCGAATATTGCTACAAGTTGCTATTAAACGtgtaaaatacttccagatcaTCCCCCGCCATATCTGCTGTTTTTATGCTTCTtttgcgcatgacgtcacaccCACAGAGTAGCAAATAGACTGAGTGGCAGTGATTGTGTTCGGtttgaatgctgcaaaaaacacacacatctaAAAGGGGAAAGAACGGTCTCGCGATTTATTGTActgatttaacacgaaataggagccGTCTTTGCAGAGACcgacaaaaactaaataagtattGGATGTGGATCGATCACGTATGGCTGATACCCGATCAGTTAGACATTGGAACGGTGaatcacaaaaaaaagcaaCTGAATGCACAGACAGTTATGATGGCAACACATGCGTCATAATCGATATGAAATTGGGAATGACGCAAGACACGCAGCATCACCTAACATACACGTCAAACCAAACTAACCGGTCTGAAATACACATTCCAGCTTCCCCTGGCAGCCAAAAACACAGACAAAGGTTGATGGGGGAGAAAGCTcagaggcaggggggggggggggggggggacttgagAAACAGGGTATAcgtgaggatgaagaggaggaatGTGGGAGGACAAATGGCCATAGGGGCATCAAGAGCAAGAAACGAATGAGGGGGGATAATGGTGAGGAGCAGACATTAGCTAGAGGAGGAAAGCGGACATGTGACCCAGGAGGGCCTGACACAGCACGACAGATGGAATCCTGGGACAATGAAGCCAGAAAGACAGATGCGAGGCTACACAGAGGCCGCTGTTCACAACTGCTGCCGCGTGGAGTGCCGTTAGCCCCTGATGTAAGAACACGTTAAGTGCAAAGAGAGGAGGGAAGGTTCATTAGTCATCAACAGGGGGCTGTCTCAGGCTCCTAACGAGGCTGAGATGCACACAGAGATGGGCgcgcgtgcgcacacacacacacacacacacacacacacacacacacaaccacaggGCTCCAGCGAAGAGGGCCGCAGGGAATCAGCTGAATTATTGATGTGCTGTAAATGATAGACGAAGCCGCCATCTATTATACATCTCCTCGACCAGAAAGCACAGAGCGGGAAGCTGGCGGGCCACTCAACTGAGGGAGATGAGCaggagcctgtgtgtgtgtttgtgtgtgtctgtctgtctgcccggTACCCCCATGCACAGTCAAGCAGTGATGCAAGAGCAGGGAAAGGCAAAACCAAAAACACAAACTGCTGCAGGTTTCACTCGAAGACATCTGGATCAATAAGTGACAGGGTCTCATCATTCACCTTCTGTGAGCATCATTAAACtctttaacacacacacacacacacacacgattgATCAACAATTTCACCTTCTAGACCAAGACCAAAAAACGCCAGCGGAACAGAGTCCATTAGCCCGTGTGAATTAAAGTCGTTTCCCAGGTGCTGCACTGTATTTAAAATGCGAGACACGGTAAGATGACAAGCCTTGATGTCATGTCCTTCAGGAGAGAACGTGATTAATAAAGCATGAATACAAGTGTGACAAATCAGCGAAACTAAAACAGTGTTGTACAAAAAACAACTGAATCAAGCATTTGTGTATTTTCAGCCGCACAGTGTTGGATTTTCTCAGTTTGTGCTGTTCTACACGTGTGCGCATCACAGCTGCAGGGGGCAGCGATCCCAATGTGTCACTCCACGATTCACTGCCAGCACTCCACCACTGAGCCAGCACGTTCTGTACGATCAGTAAGATCAGGAAGACGAGGGCTCTAAGAGAAGCACTGTATCCCAAACTTCCAAGGTGCCGGCTTCACCGCAAAATGCCAGGGAGCCAGATTACAACCCTGCCCAATCCACACCCGTCTGCCTGACACAAGATAAGGCCCACCCTGTGACTGATGGAGttccaccacacacacacacacacaggacgcTTGGCTGCACATTGACCAAGAGTTCATCGCCATGGCTACCATCGATTAGATTAAGGAACTTGTTCGACTGACATCTGGACGCCCTGGGCTGGGGCTTCTGGGTAAAGTGCCATTCAAGAGATATCGTGCAATCTAAGTGCTCCAAGGAAACTTAATCTAACCCAAACAAGAACGAACATCCGCACTACCTGACGCCATGTCTATGACAAACGACTGtgagagcgagcgagagagagagagagagagagagagagacagacagacagagagagagacagacagacagagagagaggagtTGAGAGTGAGAATCTCTGAAATGGCTactccattcactcacagcTTGAATTTCCTGAAAGACCAGAACTCGTCATTGTTCTTCAGAGATATTACATCATCTCTGGGTGTTCACAACAGCTTGCATAGTCTCTCGGTTTATGCGGGAAAACTGCAAGGTTGCTGATAAAAGTAATGGTTTGTTGGGTCGACTCCGTCTTGAAAATGGCAACTTGGGTCACCATCACTGTCTTTCAATAAGTCACTGATGGCTGCTGGTGGAATTACACCCTTCAAATGCCCTGTGTGCTCTTCCCAAAAtaataatctgtgtcaatgagttAAATCAATTAGGGGAGAATAACATTAGGCTTGAATTCCAAGAAATGAAGACATTCACAGACAGGACGGAATGAATCAGCCTATCACTGGCGAGCCACCCGCCACCCAGATGATGGAAAACAGGAAGCTGGCGAAGGCAATTAAGTGCTGTGTTCAACCCCGCCTTCTCAACTGTGAGCATGAGGTGGATTGGCTGCTGGAAAAACAATcattacaaaaaagcaaaaaaaacagCCATTGGTAGCATTAGGAGGCAATGTGTtgtgccccgccccccacctcCAGCGAGCACACAGGCCCGAACAGGAGACGGGATGTTCCACTGTGCAAAATGGAGTAACCGGTCGAGCAAGACTGAGTCCGAGATTGCTGGCTGTCACTTTATCTGGGACGAGATCTTTTCTTAAGCAAAGAGGCACCAGCGTAGTGAACTCAGGACCCGGCTGAAGAAGAACATAGCCAAGGTGGCCTCTGTTTGGCCAAAAAGAGAGAGATGTGGGCCttggggaaagaaaaaaaacaacaacaaaagatGGGTGGAGGCGGCTATGGCGCTAATTACACCCAGGGGCTATGTGCAAACCTGCTTGCTCTTCCTCTGAAATCAACAACAGAGGGCAGATCGCCCATTCCCCATCGAGTCACAtgacggtgtgtgtgtgtgtgtgtgtgtgtgttcgcgCCTGAGTGCCCGTGAGTCGCAGGTGAGCATTACCATGCAACAACATTTCCTTCTGTATGAGGGGGAAAACCACAAAGACATGACCGTGGATCAACAGAATGAccttaaaaaaagatttttaaaaaaagagaataaaaaaaatttaaatatttttattatataaaagaCTTGTGAACAAATCAGGGGTTTCCCTACTTGGACGCTGCAAAAATTCAGGAGCTATTCCTGCTGTAATTAATGCAACATATTAATAACCCTGCAATTAAAAGCAACCACAATAAATAAAGTTAGTGAAGGGTTTGTTTGGGTTTCAGGTGCCCCAGTCAGGTCCTAAAAAGCGGTCGTCCAACAGGTTTTAGGGAATGCACTTATCTTTACTGACAGTACAAAGACAAGCTGGGATATCCTGCTTTTCAAATACATGCTTCAGGTGGGCAATGAAGAGCTCTATCCCACAGACCTCTAGGTCCAGAGCTGGCCAACCGCGGTTTCGGATGCATAGCGGGGACCCCAactgtcagccaatcagctgaTTCTTAACAATGGTGTTAGGGGTGAACCGCACCGCCTGCCGTTGCAACCCACGGGTAAAGGCTACAGCTTAGAAAAACAAACGCCAGTCGGAGCGGACTGTGATCGTGCCGTGCTATTACAGTCCTCCCCTCCCGGACCCATCCCTGCAGCATCACGTTTTAATGGGCTTTTAATCGTCCCCAGTGCAAACATCTGCCCAGCTGGCGTGGAAAGCCCGAGCAACACCTGCCGTACCCGCCAGTTCGCGGCAGGCGACAATTACAACCGCGAATTGTCGGACGGTAACCTAGATCGAGAAAGATCTGGGTTAACTTTTGACTCTGGCTTGGCTGTAAttgtgagggaaaaaaaatgcatgcaacGGCAATGGGTtttcaaacaaataaaacacacaatgaCCGCGATACAACTGCAGCGGCCCATCAACCAAGGGCTACGTCTGACATGACGGCTGCGCAAGCAGCCCTTAGAAAGTCACCCCTTTCACTTTCCCTCCACCCGTACGGAATCCCACCGGGTACGGTACCCCACCGGGTAGACTTCCCACAGCGAGCGGCACCGACCGCCCCGCTCCTTTATCTCCGCCCCCCTTTCATTTCCTCGTTCCCGGCCGCTGTTCAACCTGCGTTAAGTGCGTAACTTGTTTTCGTGCATGACAAGCGGGTTTACGGGAAACGAGCGGGGAGAGAAGGAGGAAACGGCGGAGGAGCCGCGAAAACACGGGCGGAGGACCGTGACCGGGGCGCGCACGAGACCCGCCACCGCGCGGGCTCCGCGCGGCGGCCAGCGAGGGCCGTGTTGTCATCGCGCCCGTTAATTAGCAATACGCGCTTAATCAGTCAAACTCACCTGCCGACGAAATTCTCCAAAACCGAGCTCTTTCCGGCACTCTGACCGCCGACCACGGCGATCTGCGGCAAGTCCAGGTTACAGCTCTGGCCGATGGAGCTGAAGGCGTCCTGAAGTTTATTTACGAGGGGAATCAAATCCTCCATCCCCCGGTTCCCCATTGCTGCGCTGGGCTCGCCTTGTCTGTCGCGTAGCAAACCGGCTAGCAAGCTAAGTACTCGTGTTACTTTGAAGGCTTGAGTTTCGCCCTACAAACTATTTGACTTCTTTATTctaaaaaaagacaaatgcaGTCAACGGAAAGAGTTACTTGAGATAAAAATAAGGGTTTAACAAGTCGTTACCGGTAGCGCTAAACAAGACCGATCACTCAATCAAAcggataataaaaaaaaaaactcactaaACAAAACTTCTATCATCCGGTCAGACGACACCAACCTCCGTTGGTGACTGAAACTCCACCCTCTGTCAACCAAATTCGCCACAGCCATTGGTTAAATCAACTGCTCGTCAACATAGCCTGTCTTGTTATTGGTCTTTTCTTGTTCTGTCGTTCAACGTGAAAAGGCGTGGACGTGAGACTTGAGCGGCGGAACTTCGGAAAGTAATCTCAGTGGGAATTCATTATGTCAATCATGGTCTCGGACCCTACAACGCCCTCCCACATTCATTCAAGTCTAGATAAAGGTGCCCTATATTCTCACTGAACTTCGCTCTGTGTTACATATTCTGTAACGTTTATTAGGGAGTTACGAAGTTGACGTCAAAAGTAAATAACAAATGATAGCTAGACATCACTTAATAATGATTACATGTCAACATGACTACTGACAGAATTTAAAATGAGTGGCATCCAGTTTCAATCAGGATCCTTACTTCATGCACCGCCCAGTCTGACGGGGAGTAATAGCTTCGACAGAAAATAGACGAAACCAAATTTACAAGCTGGCATTATACCTGAAGTTCAAGTTAATAAGCATTTTCTGGTTTTTGAATGACAGCTGAAGTTGATTACATTTGGCTGTGTACGGCCATTATAGCACATTTACTAAACTGCTCCGTTACTACTCAAGATTCAGACAAAACCAGACCAACCCGCGTATATTACACCAAGCCAAAGTGGTCTTTAAACCATATTATTGGCAACGATTTTACAGTTTTAACCCGTCGGTTTATGTTAGCCATCCACAATTTATTTAGGCCTGAAGGTTTGTGCTGAATCGGtatatttaaaaacagaatATCAAAATACCGTTCCCACCTGTCCCGTTTCTGCAGATACAATCTAGTAAAAGGCAATAACTCTAGTAATAAATACGGTTTCGGAAACTAAAATTCACTGGTCACTAGGCGTCGCTGCCTCTCAAAAATACAATTTAGAGCGATTTCAACTTCATTTACTCTCCATGCAAAAAAAACTTCCGCTCGATCATTCATTGTAACCAATCCAAGTTAAAGAGAGACAATGAGAGACTGTGTTATACAGCACtccaaactaaaataaaatactttgCAGAAAATATTAGGCGTGTCTGTGTATGACAAACATTGTCACAAATATGCCAATGCATAAAACGTATGGcgttaaaaatattaacaaaacagaCTATTTTTTAGTTCATAACACAGGCATAATATAACAAAAATTAGCTATCAACCAGTCGAGCAAGTAGCGAAGCGCATTCGCCAACATACTTCCGGTCACGTTGTTCTTACGTAGTATAACGTTCCCAATATGGCCGCCTCCATAGTCCATGATGCCGAGATGAATGTCGCAAACTTTGCCTTGTCTGCTAAGCGAGCTGTATCAGCTCTCCCCCCTCTGGCACTGCGGATAGTGGCGGAGTGTCCGGTGAGCAAAGCCCGGGCATGTGATCTCGCCCTTCCTCACTCCACGGTCAACACGCCGGTGTTTATGCCCGTGGGGACGCAGGGAACTCTGAAGGGAATAACGGTGGACCAGCTTGAAGCGCTCGGATGTCAGATATTTTTGGGGAACACTTATCACCTGGGGATGAGACCGGTAGGTGCTTAACGCTCGGATCCCCGTTTCCACTTTCCCTCAATATTTATGCAGCTCAGGTAGTGAAATACTTGGGTGGTTCTAAATATGAGCATGAATGTTATGAAGCAGAAAAGCGGATTGAAGATGTCGAGCGTAGTGGTGGTGATTTATTTACTAGTTCTATGAATTTTCGCAGGGACCAGAGCTCATTGAAAAAGCAAACGGGTTGCACGGCTTCATGAACTGGAAAGGAAATCTGCTTACGGTGAGCGCTAAAGTGATCCCCGGGAAACTGAACTGAAGTGCGGGTGGAGAGCTGCTGGTCGTAATGTTAACAAAACACTTGCAGGAGGAACTGAGTTGCGAGTGCTATTTCAGTGTGTACAAATACTGTACGTGTCCAACAAAGATATCCGTATTTTCTGCCTTCATGTGAACAGGACAGTGGGGGATTCCAGATGGTGTCCCTGGTCGAGCTATCAGAGGTGACAGAGGAAGGTGTTAAGTTTAAGTCACCTTATGATGGCCAGGAGATTCTGCTCACACCAGAACAATCCATAGCCATCCAAAACAGCCTAGGTAAGACTTCCAATGTGTCTGAAAGTTTGTGAAACCTGTAGAGTTTTTTTTGAATTTCCTGAAGAATCTAATCTAATTAGATCTGTGACTCCAACAAAGCTAATAACATGtaaaatgttgtttttcatttcatttgctGATCAAAATGAGCCagcattaaatgttttttcaaaATGTATGAAATTCAACACATACTgccctcccccttcccctcaTATACTCCTGCTCGCACAAAAAAGTGCAAGATAAAAGATATCACCGATTATAATACAGATTGTtgcagacataaaaaaaaactaatgacTGAAAGAGGAAATGAATATGACTGGCCCGCAGGCTCTGACATCATCATGCAGCTGGATGACGTGGTAAGCAGCACCATCTCTGGGCCGCGGGTGGAGGAGGCCATGTGGCGCTCCATCCGCTGGCTGGACCGCTGCATCGCTGCCAACAAGAATCCGCACCGGCAGAACCTGTTCGCCATCATCCAGGGTGGGCTGAACGCTGACCTGCGCAAGGCCTGTCTGGAGGGTAGGGCAGCACCCCGTCTTAGATCCTAGCACCAATCCCAGAATCCTCCTGTATCTCCAAATTTCCATATTATTGTATGGGCTGTTCCATAGTAGATTAATACTAGATAGCTTCTAGCGAGGCTTGGGTGCTATTAAGCTAATACGGTACAGCAAGGTATACATGGGTTTACTGTGATAAACTAATAAATTCTACGCCCCCTGGTTGGGTGAAATGTATGGTGGGATCCCCACACCTTACATGCTCAATTTAATCGCGGGGCAATTTTATGGCACAAATTTCAAAATACCGCAATAACGTTTTGAAAACGGCATCAAAATGCTGTGTACCATGGTGTGATGCCTGGAAGGTATGACAGAATGAAAAATCAGACACCACCCTAACCTACTTCTAGTCGAGCTTTATTGTTATGAAG
This genomic window from Paramormyrops kingsleyae isolate MSU_618 chromosome 22, PKINGS_0.4, whole genome shotgun sequence contains:
- the qtrt1 gene encoding queuine tRNA-ribosyltransferase catalytic subunit 1 — translated: MAASIVHDAEMNVANFALSAKRAVSALPPLALRIVAECPVSKARACDLALPHSTVNTPVFMPVGTQGTLKGITVDQLEALGCQIFLGNTYHLGMRPGPELIEKANGLHGFMNWKGNLLTDSGGFQMVSLVELSEVTEEGVKFKSPYDGQEILLTPEQSIAIQNSLGSDIIMQLDDVVSSTISGPRVEEAMWRSIRWLDRCIAANKNPHRQNLFAIIQGGLNADLRKACLEEMTKRDVPGFAIGGLSGGEEKDDFWKMVTLSTDHLPRHKPRYLMGVGYAVDLVVCVALGCDMFDCVFPTRTARFGSALVPWGSLQLKQKQYAKDFQPIDPDCSCATCRRHSRAYLHALFKCDTAALHHITIHNVAYQLSLMSAVRESIVGGRFPQFVRTFMRRMFPSPEQYPSWAVEALASVNITLDCVSKDERN